The Rissa tridactyla isolate bRisTri1 chromosome 6, bRisTri1.patW.cur.20221130, whole genome shotgun sequence DNA segment tggttacttttatggaaattaaattttaaggGTATTTCAGTCTTTTCAACTATACAACTGAgtaattttctctgcttcctgCTCAAACAGTCCCAGCAGTCTCAGCTGTGTTGCCTGGATACTCCATCTCCTGCGGCATCTGTAAATTAGCCAATTCAACAGGAGGATTCATAttctaaagaaaagagaaatcttgGGGTGGGGCGGGAGAGCCGTTTGTTAGCAGTAGCCTGAGTGGTGCTGTAAATTTTGCTGTTGagaaaaatgagtttttattTGCTCATTTGTATGGGTTAATTAGGAGAATTGCTGGTACGTTCAGAATTTGGTTACATACGTGAGGGTTACATTCAGGATTGAAGTATATTGTAGTCTGAGATGTCTGTCCCCTTCAGGCAGAATGGCTCTTACTTCTGTTGCttgagttgtttggtttttttcccccccaggatATATTTAACAAGTAGTAAGCTTTGACTTTATAGTCAGAAATATGTCTAACAGTCATATTCCAAAATtcatttaagcatgtgcttaactcacgctcactttaaaaataatacaaccCAAAGTTAAGTAACTTGCATCTGCATATGCGTGTGAAAAGCCATATTAATACATTGGAATATAAATTATCATACATTTGATCATTTTATCTTGGATGCCAGTTTATCTTGCTTGCCACTTTTTAGATAAATCTTTTTGCAGAGCACTGATAAatactttcctttcttctttcctgtcttCCTTCAAGTGATTGCTGACAGTTTTATCAGTACAGGTTTGATTCTGTTAAAATTCAGGTTTCTgtaagcaaaaaagcaaaatggaTAATGCACTTCCTTTATTTGTCCTGCACATGTATTTGCAGAACTTGCTAATTATGTAAACAAGATCTAAGGAAAATTATGATTGACAGTTTATTAATGTTCAGAGTTTTTAAAGTGCTAAATTTAGAAAATTGGTAGTTCAGCCTGCCACATCTGTAATAAGCTTAAAAAGCTATTTGTTAAtgggtttaatttcattttctcaacTTAATGCTTCGATTTTTAGATTGCAGTGCTGGGCTGTGAAAATAGGGAAATGTACAAAAAGTTCTGTTTGAAATTCCCATCTGGAGCCGGATTAAGCTTTCTAATGGAAGCTTAGTACAACAGGAAGCCTCCACTGCTTTAGAAAggaacaaaacctttttttatgTACCTCTGCTTCTCAAATATTCATCTTCATTTGCATTGTTAAAATTATAATATATAGAAGGAGCTGTGGATTTGGAATGTCATAAATTGGCTGGTTTTCATTTCaatttgaagtaaaaatgaaaaaattcctttgatattttttctcattttgctttttgtctcattttgtatttttttctgacaggCCAGAATTTATTGTACCATAAATCAGTACCATAATTTATTGTAACATTTTCCTCccaaggttttttgtttgtttgtttttctgaaggtaaattaaatattggaaaattcaattttcataaaataatgcGATAACGAGCTACCTTTCTGTTGAAAGAGGCACTGATTCTTACGAGCCCTCCTCCACAGTATGTGCATGCAGCAAGCATAGCTCTGCAAGAGGGCTTTTCGCGCTTCAGAGAGTTTCTCAGCTGGCTCTTCTGCGTAAGCATAAACGTCTTTGTCCTGGTTCACTTTGATTCCAGATGCTTACTCATACTTTAGTAGTGTTATTGCTCCCTCTTGTGGTTCCTGCAACTCTGAAAGTTTTTTTAGGCTTGAAGTTTTTGTATCAAAACAGTTAATCATTTTAGCAAAGTATCAATATGCACAATAACACAAACTCCAGACTTCTGTAAAAGTTCTCTGAccaaatttatcttcttttatatatatatatatttttttttttcctgttatgcaacataaaaaaaaatatttactgtattcAGGCTGAAAGTCCTATTAAAATGAAAACGATCTGGGGTGGAGTTGTGTTGCCAGACAGTTTCTGATTCAGTTCTGCACACAAGTAGAGAGCTGACTGTGTGACGCTTGTTGAACACTGACACTTAACAAAGAAATCCCTGTGTACTTTATTTCTGCTGTAGAagtatagatttatttttaaggtttaaaTCCCTTTCGATTGTATTGTTTGTGGACTGTTTTGTATATGCAGTTTTCAGCCCAGCAGTACAAGAGTGGACCAAGTCTGTGGTGTATTTGAAACTTGCAGAACAGTTTAGGAGATCTAAACATTCTTTCACTGACTTGAACTCTGTTTCAGTGAGTTAACCTAGACTTTTTTGTGTTTATCTCTTTTCCGATGGTACTCATTACTTGCATTGGGGGGTGTCTTCTCTGTTTAAGCATCCAGCAGTGTTGGATTCGTTCTTCCTGGGGAATAGTACAATACCCAAAACAATGACTTCCAACTTTAATGGGGCCACTTGATACTACTTTCCCAGTACCACTTAGTTGAGGCTACATGTGCTAGTTGATTTGAAGCCTGAAGTAATTAGAAATAAAGGCTGAGATTATAATCAGCGTTGTACGTTGCAAAACTTGAGAATTCCTTTAAGATCATCTACTTAAAATACTGGTTATTTGAACCCCTTTATAGATTGTTAGTGCCTTTGGCTGTGGTGTTAAAGTGCAATGGTACTTCAGAAACTGAAGAGAGTATTTTTTTGgtaaggatatttttttatttaattcacaaCAGTATTAGCGActgagttaaaaaacaaaaaacaaaaaaccaaagaaatatttccaaattactTACCTAAAGGTATCATAATTTTAACATGACAAGATGTCAGTCTCCCTATGCCTTTTTGGTAGTTAGTaagtaattagattttttttgcatACTTGCAAAAGTCCTGAGTAAGAGCAGGTGTTGTTTCAGTGGGAAATAACCTCACACCGTGAAATTTCTGAGCTGACATTCTTAGAATACTTGACTCCCTTGAGCTGTTTTCCCATATGCTTTTGGAAGTTTTCACATTTTGATTTACCTCTCTAGGAAACCTTCCCATCCTCAGCTTGAAGCTTTCATTAAACACATGTCCAAAGGATCTGCAGCTCAAATGGATGGTTCCCTAAGCAGCCTGCCTCGTTACCCTAGTCATTCTTTGTGCGAAATGGGAGAGCTTACCCAGACAGGTAAGTTTGCGTAGCagctctgtcttttcctctgccctgttAAATACAGTCTGCATTAAAAGggatcttctgtttttctttatattgaaataaatgcctttttatgGGAAGCTTCTAATGTTGGTGATAGCCTAGGTTATGCTGGGGTAGGAATAAAGTATTGGATTCTCTACCGCAAAAGTGGTAACATTTCTAGAAACCAGGCTTGCCAATTCTGTTACAGATTGGTCACGCTTGgcttgtgtgtgtctgtttgcatttgtttttctgcgTGTATTCATATTTGTGggtcaaaaataaaaatacagaagtgcttTCCCACAAACGTGGAAACATACTGTTGCACAACTGGGTAGAAATGTGACTGCAGCAAGGGTTAGTCACATGTGGATTTTTCTCTTCAACAttcattaatttaatttgaaaattcacATTAATGATACTTTTCTGTTCTCCTGtgtctttttacattttaataatgaTCCATTCCATTGTATTCCCACACCTTGCTTTTACTGTGTTGCTCTTTTTATCTTAAAAACCAATGACTGAAAGAGATATCACAGTGGATCAGGGTAGTCAGTGGGTTTGGGGCCTGACAAGGGAGAATGAAGAGAGTGGTGAAGATCTGGGGAGTTAGCACCGTTTGCTTCTTACCAACTGTCTTTCCAGGAATCTCCTGTATTTTTTAGTCCAAAACTTGCCTGTCAAGTCCTCATCTGTTTTGGGATCCCATCAGAAGTAATATTTGTGTTAGGCCAGTGTCAGATCTTGCAGAGTGAGACGTTCGGAGAAATCTATTCAGGTTCCCAAGGAACTCTTCCTAACACAGCATGTTTTGTGTGAAAACGGATTCATCGTTGCACACAGCTTGTAACTGAGCCGATATTTGGGGCTCCTGTTGCCTGTAGCAAGTTATATAGATGTTCTAGTCATACAGGGTTTACGCCTGTTGCTTTGCTGCTGTGAAAGGATAACACAAGCAAGGTGGATTCTGGAGTAATGGTTTTGGCGTGTGGGAGGGATGCACACCCTCTTCTTTTCCATCTGGAAAAGGCAGAGCGTTAGCCTATAAATTACCAAGCAGTTTGAGTACTCCCTGAAGGAAGATGGAGAAGGAAGTTTGGTGCCATTGTCACACCTCACCACTCTGCTTTGTGAGTTTACACACTAGTTTACGTTCTGTGTATTCTTTTCCTGAGTGCTGGTAGTTTTACTGGCTGCCATAACTTTGTGGGGAGCACAGCATTCACTGCCTGTCTGAAAACCTGACTCAGGTGCAGTCTGGATCCATCTTCATAACTGTCTTACTTTTATAGTTGTGTTGGACTCATTCAGTCTATATTGTGTCTCTAGTCCAAAGAACAAATGTTAAACTGCTAAGGTTTTAAACAAATTTTACAGAACCACCATCTATATCTCAGTTTAGCTCCTAGAATCTGAGAGATACTGAAGAATAGCAGGTATCTTATATTTCATGCAATTTTCCTAATAGTCAAGCATAGGTGAAGTTAAATTTTGAAGTTCATAACCTTTTAACTAATTGTTCATCTATCAGTAAGACTGCTAGccgtattattattttttcctccaaaactgaGAACATTCTAATCATGTGttgtaatttcttaaaaaattctctttcagGGGTTGTACAACACTTGCGAAATGGACAACTATTACGAGAAATTTATATAAACAAACATAAGCTGCTTCTGAGTGACTGGACAGCAAAGCAGCTCTACTTGGAGACAACAGGAAAAAGTCGAACCCTGCAGAGTGCGTTGGCACTGCTCTACACCTTTTTGCCAGATTTTGACTGGAAGAAAATTAACATGAGGCATCAGTGGAGCACCATTTTTTGCTCTGGAAGCTGCGACTGTCCTATGCGAAACCATTACCTAGAAGAGGAACAGCGCAGACAGTACAGTTTACGGGTGAAAAACAATGATTTGGAGAAAATATATGTGGATATGGCAAAGATTGTAGGCATTCCCACCAGGCAGTTGAGGGCTTCTAACCCAATAGATTCACTCTTGTGCTATTTTTGCCACAACGTCAGTTTTCCATGTACCAAAACTGGCTGCATTAGTATGGAACACTTCAAAGTAATCAAAAGGCATCAGTTggaggatgagagagaaagacaggaaaagaaactttatttcttGTATGCACTATTGGCTACTCATCCTCTCCTCAACCAGACTGTTAATCGTCTGCAGCGGATTGCAGAAGGCAAGAAAGAAGAAGTCTTTGTTCTCTACTCTGCGCATGATGTCACACTGTCACCTGTTCTTAGTGCCTTGGGCATTACAGAGGCCAGATTTCCAAGATTTGCTGCCAGATTAGTTTTTGAGCTGTGGCAGGATGGGAAGAGACCCAAAGAACACTTTATCCGCATCCTGTATAATGGTGCCGATGTCACATTCCAAACCTCATTTTGCAAGGATTATTATAAACGTTTCAGCAAGCCAATGTGCCCACTAGAAAAATTTGTTAACTTTGTCAAGAGGGATATGTTCTTAGTTTTTAACAGCACTAGTTATTATGATGCATGTCGTAGAAGACTGCTGTAGGGAAGGAAAGTGAAAAGGAAGCGATGTTAATTTGCGTATCAGTGAAAGTCTGTATTCTGGTTGAGGCGCAGTTGAGTTTTGTTATTTCTTGTATGTGTAAGTACAAAAGGATATTGCTTGGAACATTCTTCAGATAGTTTTACTTTCGTTCAGACTGCAGATGGTCTCCAATAGAAGAACAAATACCGAGGGAGTGCTACGTATATGTGTATGCTCACAAATGCTGTGttaactgaaatgaaatgatAAATCACATGGGCTACTGTAACCTGGACGTCACTTGATGGAGTGAGAGAGCATAGACtttgtttctctgtattccaGAGCAATACTTGGATATGATAAGCTTAAAACCAAcacccttttttttccaccaccatCTCAGTCATACTAAGCAGTTTGTATCAAGGTATTTATGAATTCCAGGCATCTGCCTTAAACCATTTGTAAGGAAATCTCGAAGATTCCTACtcaaaaagaagaattttaatattTAGGGGCAGGTCTTTAAAGCAAAGTGCATGTGTGTATCCGTGCATGCTTACCCTCAGCATGTACAAATGACCGTGTGCCTTTCTGACCTCACAGACCTATAAATACTTGGCTATTGTTGCCAGTGCCAGAGAAGGGTGTACTGGAAAATTAATACAAAACTCTATTCTTTGATCGCACTTTCAGCACTTTGAATAGTTCAAACACAGTCTAGAAATATGTAAAGGTCTTGTGACATTAAAATAGATAGCAAACACTAACATTACCACTAAACTTGCGTGGGAAATTAGGATTAGAAATCAGTTTTATGGTGAAGCGTTGGGCTCTTTCCCATTGTGAACATGTTCAAGCTGCTGTGCTATGGAACAAATCAATGTTTTAGGAATTTGATATTGTGATTGCTTGAGACAGCTTGACTAAACACTAAGAAAATTTTGTAGTTGAGTTAGTATTTTTATGGACTAGGAAGTTCTTATTTTGTAAGATCAGACTTGTACATATTGTACTGTGTCTATTTATAACACAGTAGATCTTTCTTACTTGTTTAGTTTGTAAAGACTCGTGAAGCTGACTTTTAgacatttttccccttccaggaTATTTAGACTTAAGAATAAACTGTCTTTTATGGGTAACAATGAGTAGATATGAAAACTTGTACTTCAAACTGCTTTCATCTCTTTAGGATTAGTAAATTGAGAACCAATTTTTAATAGAACTCATAGAAGAAGTTTTATAATGGTGGAGGTTTTGTACACCTCTAGAAATAATTTAGTCTGTGACTTGTGATTCAATGGTGCTAgtttatcaaagaaaaaataactcagCCTAAGTTCTCTGACTATTGGCATTCCACTCTCTCTGTTTTCAATGCTGCATTCGAACATGTTTCTCTAAATAAAATTTTGGGGACTCTTTGTATACTTGTGTGTTATGTTTATTCTGACTTCCTTAGCTGTTAGCAGTAACAAAGTGAGTGTGTATTGTTAAGCTACTTGTTGCATTAGTAACTTCTGCACTTAATATGTTCTGGTTCCCCATCTGAGAAGGAGCAAGTAAACATTTCATGAATGTTGAAATAGAAATTGTGATAGAAAATTTGGGGCTTCTGTGCCACATCAGAATGTGTAACTTCTGGAAGGGTTTTCGTTTTGTCTGAGAGACTAGCTCGTTAGTCATCATACATGTTTGTGTGCTGGAGGGCAAGCAGGAAGAGAGAATCTGAAAGTTCAGCTTGCTTTGTATAAATTATGTGAACTGAACCGTTTGTGCAACGGTCAGTACCAACTATTCCAAAGAGCTGTTGAGCTATCTGCAAAAGGCAGCTGTAGCTCTTCAGACTGTTATCAGTTGGAGCTTTGATGCTGTTTGGTGACCATTTGCAGGAATGATGCTGAAGTGCAGAAAACGTTACCGTAGGCATATCATTGGTATTTCAAATGTGTTATTTAGAAACTTTGAACCCGTAACAGCTTCTGCAAATGCCAGACTTGGTGTCTTCAAATCCTCTGCTAAGgaattttcttctgaagacagaccgtagaagtgttttgttttgctttccttttgcagAAAGATCCCCCGTGTCTGCTGTAGGGGTTTTGAGATGCAGCCATAAATTGGAGGAGACATGAATTTGGATGGATTTCTCATTTGCTGGGCTCAAAGAAGTACTGAGGTCCCAGATATTAATGGCTATTGCAGGTATTTTCCAAACCTCTAGCTTAACTCTTTTTTATAGCAGCAAAAATGCACTGATTTTATGGACCTTTGGTTGCTGGTCAACTAATAAGCATTCTACTTGAAGTCTCAAGTAAGTAGACCTTGGGATTAATCCCCCTAGGTAAATCAGTCAAGTTGGATGCCAGGAAATGCATTCATGTGTATAGTCATACATCAAGAAGAAAGTGAGACAGATGCAGAAAGATCAGATTCTTTTAGTAGCTGAAGTTCCTCAGGTTGACCCAGATGTCAAATGTCTGTCCTTTCTGGATGTCTAATCTCAATCAATGCTGCTGTGTTGAAAGGTATCCCTAATAATGGTGGTAATGATGAATATGAAGTATTGTTAACCTCTAGCCAGAGTTCTCTTTATGCTTAGAGAGATATGGGAACTGGTATTTCATTcctcatttctgttttttcttctcaacCTTTGCATCACTGTCACCTGCAAACTTCTGTTGTGTTTAAGGAGGGTGAAAAAGTGGGTGTAGGAATACTTCATGCTCTTTCAGCGTTGTTCGTGCCAAGTGCTCCCCCTGCTGTCACTCCTTACTTCACAGTCTCTGAATAAAGGCACGATCTCTGACATCATGTTTTTAAGAAAGTCAGTGTGGTGCTGAGTGACTTATGAAGAACAAACACGTGTACAGTATAAAAATGGAGGAGCACAGGCTGAATGTAACCTTTGTGCATAGAGAAATGTATAAGAAAAGAGGTGTGTGGCCATAATGGAATGTAACAAGGTGAAGGAAGCAGTGCACTTAATAGTTGTTGATGTCTTTGTCAGTTTTTCTTTGGGCACCCACTCTGTAACAGTTTGTACGATCAGGGCCATGTCCATGCAGTTTAGTGAAAAGGCACCTACGTTATTTTGACTGTTTCCAGTTGTTGCTCTTCCTGCATGCTTTTGTCCTTCATTTGAAGAAGAAACAAGGTTACATGAAAATTAACAGGTAAGTAACTTTTGCTGTTTCTAAGGGAAATGCAGGTCATTGCACTGTGTTCTTACAGTTCCCTTACTttaaacatatgtatatatatgtagagacaccacaacctccctgggcaccctgtggCATTACTCAGTCACcctcactgtttaaaaaaaaaaaaaaaaagcttcctttatGTTCAGGTGGACCCTCCTGTGTGTCAGTTTGTCCCCACTAcctattgtcctgtcactgggcaccactgaaaaaatgCCGTTTTTACACCTTCCCTTCATATAAttatacacattgatgagatcccccctgagccttctcttccctggGCTAAgcagtgccagctctctcagccttcccccATGTAAGggatgctccagctccagccccttcATCATCATGGCCCTTCAGTGGGGACCCTCCAGTAGCTccatctctcttgtactg contains these protein-coding regions:
- the PXYLP1 gene encoding 2-phosphoxylose phosphatase 1; the encoded protein is MLFRNRFLFLLALAALLAFLSLSLQFLHLIPVNPIREDGLNPKSRKRIMPDLLTEPPAIDPVYEAHIYCNIPTIAERSMEGHAPHYFKLVSVQVLIRHGDRYPLYAIPKTKRPDIDCMLLPSRKPSHPQLEAFIKHMSKGSAAQMDGSLSSLPRYPSHSLCEMGELTQTGVVQHLRNGQLLREIYINKHKLLLSDWTAKQLYLETTGKSRTLQSALALLYTFLPDFDWKKINMRHQWSTIFCSGSCDCPMRNHYLEEEQRRQYSLRVKNNDLEKIYVDMAKIVGIPTRQLRASNPIDSLLCYFCHNVSFPCTKTGCISMEHFKVIKRHQLEDERERQEKKLYFLYALLATHPLLNQTVNRLQRIAEGKKEEVFVLYSAHDVTLSPVLSALGITEARFPRFAARLVFELWQDGKRPKEHFIRILYNGADVTFQTSFCKDYYKRFSKPMCPLEKFVNFVKRDMFLVFNSTSYYDACRRRLL